A stretch of the Panulirus ornatus isolate Po-2019 chromosome 10, ASM3632096v1, whole genome shotgun sequence genome encodes the following:
- the LOC139750838 gene encoding apolipoprotein D-like → MMRFVLLVAVACLPGSIHAHELFLGSCPSVPPMEDFDMEKFEGLWYMRESFDNNEKCVRWDISKGTENGTWHLKEAKGSGALSAIGISDNDLTTATLRPDPENPAKMRVKWPLNFAGSYDFRVYSTDYESFAGVFLCQQVAFFQRQNAIVLSRTPQLRVDLQQMARLQHPGVKVEYYLPVRQNRCGYDHETISEGAGSSDMGPLSSPKGRDRDGEVYPDGDHVFDQFAS, encoded by the exons ATGATGCGCTTCGTCCTATTGGTGGCAGTGGCCTGTCTGCCGGGCTCCATTCACGCCCACGAGCTCTTCCTCGGcagctgccccagtgtcccaCCCATGGAGGATTTCGACATGGAGAAG TTTGAGGGGCTGTGGTACATGAGAGAGAGCTTCGACAACAACGAGAAGTGCGTGCGATGGGACATCTCCAAGGGCACCGAGAATGGAACTTGGCACTTGAAGGAAGCCAAGGGCTCCGGAGCGCTCAGTGCTATCGGCATTTCCGACAACGATTTGACTACGGCAACACTCAGGCCAGACCCCGAAAACCCAGCCAAGATGAGGGTGAAATGGCCCCTTA ATTTCGCAGGCAGCTATGATTTCAGGGTCTACTCGACAGACTATGAGAGTTTCGCTGGGGTCTTCCTGTGCCAGCAAGTGGCATTCTTCCAGCGACAGAATGCCATCGTCCTCTCCCGCACCCCACAGCTCAGGGTCGACCTCCAGCAGATG GCTAGACTGCAGCACCCAGGCGTCAAGGTAGAGTACTACTTGCCTGTCAGGCAGAACCGATGCGGATACGACCACGAAACAATCTCAGAGGGCGCTGGCAGCTCGGACATGGGGCCCCTGAGCTCACCCAAGGGGCGGGACAGGGACGGGGAGGTCTACCCCGACGGCGACCACGTCTTCGACCAGTTTGCCTCATAG
- the LOC139750839 gene encoding U-scoloptoxin(01)-Cw1a-like isoform X2 — translation MRLLLCAIVVVVGVATASHRLVRRDSTPFDYQLPSNASVIVGPITTGFDCTNRAYGYYADQANGCAVFHICFPYVDAEGTFVTRMFSFFCGEGTIFDQSTLTCNFPEFALPCDAAASLYNINDYFGREDLQFRDGFNNIF, via the exons ATGAGGCTCCTTCTCTGTG CGATCGTAGTTGTCGTGGGCGTGGCCACCGCTTCGCACCGCCTCGTCAGGAGAGACTCCACCCCTTTCGACTACCAGCTGCCCTCCAACGCCTCCGTCATCGTCGGGCCCATCACCACAGGCTTTGA CTGCACTAACCGAGCCTACGGTTACTACGCCGACCAGGCCAATGGATGCGCCGTCTTCCACATCTGCTTTCCCTACGTCGACGCCGAGGGCACCTTCGTTACCAGgatgttttctttcttctgtggCGAAGGAACCATTTTCGACCAG TCCACCCTGACGTGCAACTTCCCCGAGTTTGCCTTGCCGTGTGACGCTGCGGCCAGCCTCTACAACATTAACGATTACTTCGGCCGTGAGGACCTCCAGTTCCGAGATGGATTTAACAACATCTTCTAG
- the LOC139750839 gene encoding U-scoloptoxin(01)-Cw1a-like isoform X1, translating into MFSLPTAAIVVVVGVATASHRLVRRDSTPFDYQLPSNASVIVGPITTGFDCTNRAYGYYADQANGCAVFHICFPYVDAEGTFVTRMFSFFCGEGTIFDQSTLTCNFPEFALPCDAAASLYNINDYFGREDLQFRDGFNNIF; encoded by the exons ATGTTCTCACTCCCTACTGCAGCGATCGTAGTTGTCGTGGGCGTGGCCACCGCTTCGCACCGCCTCGTCAGGAGAGACTCCACCCCTTTCGACTACCAGCTGCCCTCCAACGCCTCCGTCATCGTCGGGCCCATCACCACAGGCTTTGA CTGCACTAACCGAGCCTACGGTTACTACGCCGACCAGGCCAATGGATGCGCCGTCTTCCACATCTGCTTTCCCTACGTCGACGCCGAGGGCACCTTCGTTACCAGgatgttttctttcttctgtggCGAAGGAACCATTTTCGACCAG TCCACCCTGACGTGCAACTTCCCCGAGTTTGCCTTGCCGTGTGACGCTGCGGCCAGCCTCTACAACATTAACGATTACTTCGGCCGTGAGGACCTCCAGTTCCGAGATGGATTTAACAACATCTTCTAG